In Drosophila subpulchrella strain 33 F10 #4 breed RU33 chromosome 3R, RU_Dsub_v1.1 Primary Assembly, whole genome shotgun sequence, the following are encoded in one genomic region:
- the LOC119545745 gene encoding prostatic acid phosphatase isoform X1, which translates to MFSRSRCASLVTSVALKMWSHLRQRCLIVIPLLCVLSFGLANALHGYANAEGQPSAMLATLPGQLKFVHVIYRHGDRTPVDPYPTDPWGNRKFWSTGWGQLTNLGKQDHYDLGKWLRNRYPNLLPSQYSNEDIFVQSTDVDRTLMSAQSNLAGLYEPQGEDIWNADIKWQPIPVHTMPEKEDPILAAKAPCPAFDYELATLESSPEFKAMTEKHRDLFAYLSEKAGRSVKTFVDAQYLNNTLFIENLYNMTLPKWTEKVYGGEELTYVANFAFVISTYTRKLARLKAGPLLKDIFKRFEEKSSKRLDPDRSMWVYSAHDTTIANVLNALKLFEIHSPPYAACILMEMRLDESNTPLVSIFYKNTTAEPLPLDIPGCGPSCPLKNLVNLYQDVLPVDWERECKRTTMMMTYEEANLGTATGILILIVIALLFASYGLMIYYRRRNYKLYTSYSQMA; encoded by the exons ATGTTTTCCCGCAGTCGCTGTGCGTCGCTTGTAACAAGTGTGGCTTTGAAAATGTGGAGCCACCTCCGCCAGCGCTGCCTCATCGTGATCCCCCTGCTATGTGTGCTGTCTTTCGGACTGGCCAATGCCCTCCACGGCTATGCTAATGCCGAAGGTCAGCCATCAGCCATGTTGGCCACATTGCCTGGCCAACTGAAGTTCGTGCATGTG ATATATCGCCACGGCGACAGAACGCCCGTGGATCCGTATCCCACGGACCCCTGGGGCAACAGGAAGTTCTGGTCCACCGGCTGGGGTCAGTTGACCAAT CTTGGCAAGCAAGACCACTACGACCTCGGCAAATGGCTGAGGAATCGCTATCCCAACCTCCTGCCCTCCCAATACTCCAACGAGGACATCTTTGTACAATCCACCGACGTGGATCGCACCCTCATGAGTGCCCAGTCCAACCTGGCTGGTCTGTATGAGCCCCAAGGTGAAGACATCTGGAACGCGGACATCAAATGGCAGCCCATACCCGTTCACACGATGCCCGAGAAGGAGGATCCCATCCTGGCCGCCAAGGCTCCCTGCCCTGCCTTCGACTACGAGCTGGCCACCCTGGAATCCTCGCCAGAGTTCAAGGCCATGACCGAAAAACACCGTGATCTCTTTGCCTACTTGAGCGAAAAAGCTGGACGCTCAGTTAAGACCTTCGTGGATGCCCAGTATTTAAATAACACTTTGTTCATTGAGAACCTGTACAACATGACACTGCCGAAATGGACTGAAAAGGTTTACGGTGGCGAAGAGCTTACTTATGTAGCCAATTTCGCTTTTGTTATCAGCACTTACACGCGAAAGCTGGCCAGGCTAAAGGCAGGTCCTCTGCTGAAAGACATTTTCAAGCGATTCGAAGAGAAATCCTCCAAGCGCCTAGATCCGGATCGTTCAATGTGGGTCTATAGTGCCCATGATACCACCATAGCCAACGTTTTGAATGCCCTGAAGTTGTTTGAG ATACATAGTCCTCCCTACGCGGCTTGCATACTAATGGAGATGCGTCTGGATGAGAGCAACACGCCACTGGTGTCCATTTTCTACAAGAACACCACCGCCGAACCCCTGCCTCTGGACATTCCAGGTTGTGGTCCTTCCTGCCCACTGAAGAATCTTGTCAACCTTTATCAGGACGTGCTGCCAGTGGATTGGGAGCGTGAATGCAAGCGCACCACAATGATGATGACTTATGAGGAGGCCAATCTGGGCACGGCGACGG GCATACTCATTTTAATCGTCATCGCCCTGCTGTTCGCCAGTTATGGCCTCATGATCTACTACCGACGTCGCAACTACAAGCTGTATACCTCGTACTCTCAAATGGCCTAG
- the LOC119545745 gene encoding prostatic acid phosphatase isoform X2 encodes MWSHLRQRCLIVIPLLCVLSFGLANALHGYANAEGQPSAMLATLPGQLKFVHVIYRHGDRTPVDPYPTDPWGNRKFWSTGWGQLTNLGKQDHYDLGKWLRNRYPNLLPSQYSNEDIFVQSTDVDRTLMSAQSNLAGLYEPQGEDIWNADIKWQPIPVHTMPEKEDPILAAKAPCPAFDYELATLESSPEFKAMTEKHRDLFAYLSEKAGRSVKTFVDAQYLNNTLFIENLYNMTLPKWTEKVYGGEELTYVANFAFVISTYTRKLARLKAGPLLKDIFKRFEEKSSKRLDPDRSMWVYSAHDTTIANVLNALKLFEIHSPPYAACILMEMRLDESNTPLVSIFYKNTTAEPLPLDIPGCGPSCPLKNLVNLYQDVLPVDWERECKRTTMMMTYEEANLGTATGILILIVIALLFASYGLMIYYRRRNYKLYTSYSQMA; translated from the exons ATGTGGAGCCACCTCCGCCAGCGCTGCCTCATCGTGATCCCCCTGCTATGTGTGCTGTCTTTCGGACTGGCCAATGCCCTCCACGGCTATGCTAATGCCGAAGGTCAGCCATCAGCCATGTTGGCCACATTGCCTGGCCAACTGAAGTTCGTGCATGTG ATATATCGCCACGGCGACAGAACGCCCGTGGATCCGTATCCCACGGACCCCTGGGGCAACAGGAAGTTCTGGTCCACCGGCTGGGGTCAGTTGACCAAT CTTGGCAAGCAAGACCACTACGACCTCGGCAAATGGCTGAGGAATCGCTATCCCAACCTCCTGCCCTCCCAATACTCCAACGAGGACATCTTTGTACAATCCACCGACGTGGATCGCACCCTCATGAGTGCCCAGTCCAACCTGGCTGGTCTGTATGAGCCCCAAGGTGAAGACATCTGGAACGCGGACATCAAATGGCAGCCCATACCCGTTCACACGATGCCCGAGAAGGAGGATCCCATCCTGGCCGCCAAGGCTCCCTGCCCTGCCTTCGACTACGAGCTGGCCACCCTGGAATCCTCGCCAGAGTTCAAGGCCATGACCGAAAAACACCGTGATCTCTTTGCCTACTTGAGCGAAAAAGCTGGACGCTCAGTTAAGACCTTCGTGGATGCCCAGTATTTAAATAACACTTTGTTCATTGAGAACCTGTACAACATGACACTGCCGAAATGGACTGAAAAGGTTTACGGTGGCGAAGAGCTTACTTATGTAGCCAATTTCGCTTTTGTTATCAGCACTTACACGCGAAAGCTGGCCAGGCTAAAGGCAGGTCCTCTGCTGAAAGACATTTTCAAGCGATTCGAAGAGAAATCCTCCAAGCGCCTAGATCCGGATCGTTCAATGTGGGTCTATAGTGCCCATGATACCACCATAGCCAACGTTTTGAATGCCCTGAAGTTGTTTGAG ATACATAGTCCTCCCTACGCGGCTTGCATACTAATGGAGATGCGTCTGGATGAGAGCAACACGCCACTGGTGTCCATTTTCTACAAGAACACCACCGCCGAACCCCTGCCTCTGGACATTCCAGGTTGTGGTCCTTCCTGCCCACTGAAGAATCTTGTCAACCTTTATCAGGACGTGCTGCCAGTGGATTGGGAGCGTGAATGCAAGCGCACCACAATGATGATGACTTATGAGGAGGCCAATCTGGGCACGGCGACGG GCATACTCATTTTAATCGTCATCGCCCTGCTGTTCGCCAGTTATGGCCTCATGATCTACTACCGACGTCGCAACTACAAGCTGTATACCTCGTACTCTCAAATGGCCTAG
- the LOC119545754 gene encoding keratin, type I cytoskeletal 9 codes for MSTTAKVFVGSLPRCKPDELRRLFSNYGSVVECDVMNRCAFVHLETTDMADAAIAALNGTVFKGQPIVVEAGRPKYGPGNGSRGGPPGSGDNPGRRPSESQSGGSDKRPPESGNNFKRSFREEAGVGRYSSEGGGPRGSNAAANKFGPVRNESNYRQRSAPYSKGPPQHSNESSSQGQGFRNKFATGGKFGGNNEGNGGRFGNSRFQQRDNNGSQAGRRNFKNSPTSGYGGGSNNDFHGGSSSGGGGGSLHQRGGGGGGSGGNHVRQDRRGFALPVEHQQQQMGFGRFGNGPMNSGNRGANGGNPPGGRGFFNGGGGGGFNARRGSSHESNSQQGGGGGGPNKRGGAGGKNHNQNGMNAYHSEFPPLGTGGGAPGQRNRFSGPRPGPNMGGNRRF; via the exons atgtCTACT ACCGCCAAGGTGTTCGTCGGCAGCCTGCCGCGCTGCAAGCCGGACGAACTGCGTCGCCTGTTCTCCAACTATGGCTCCGTGGTCGAATGCGATGTGATGAACAGGTGCGCTTTCGTCCACCTGGAGACCACGGACATGGCGGATGCGGCCATCGCCGCCCTGAACGGCACCGTCTTCAAGGGCCAGCCCATCGTGGTGGAGGCGGGCAGGCCGAAGTACGGCCCAGGGAATGGCAGTCGTGGCGGTCCCCCGGGCTCTGGTGACAATCCGGGTCGCAGGCCCTCAGAAA GTCAAAGTGGCGGATCTGACAAGAGACCTCCCGAATCCGGCAACAACTTCAAGCGCAGCTTTCGCGAAGAAGCCGGCGTTGGCCGATATTCCAGCGAAGGCGGCGGCCCAAGGGGTTCCAACGCCGCCGCAAACAAATTTGGACCCGTAAGGAATGAGTCCAACTACAGACAGCGCAGTGCTCCCTACTCCAAGGGCCCTCCACAACACAGCAATGAATCTTCCAGCCAGGGCCAGGGATTTAGGAACAAGTTTGCAACCGGTGGCAAGTTCGGCGGTAACAACGAGGGAAACGGAGGACGCTTTGGCAACAGTCGGTTTCAACAGCGGGACAACAATGGATCTCAGGCTGGGAGGAGGAACTTCAAGAACAGTCCGACCAGTGGATACGGCGGAGGTAGTAATAATGACTTCCACGGGGGCAGCTCCTCTGGCGGGGGAGGAGGATCCCTGCATCAGAGGGGCGGTGGCGGCGGAGGATCAGGAGGCAATCATGTGCGACAGGATCGCCGGGGTTTTGCCCTGCCCGTagagcatcagcagcagcaaatggGCTTCGGACGCTTTGGCAACGGGCCCATGAACTCTGGCAACCGCGGGGCCAATGG GGGCAATCCGCCAGGAGGACGTGGCTTCTTTAATGGGGGCGGCGGTGGAGGTTTTAACGCCAGACGTGGTAGCAGCCACGAATCCAACAGCCAACAAGGCGGCGGCGGTGGGGGACCAAACAAACGCGGCGGAGCAGGGGGTAAAAATCACAATCAGAATGGCATGAATGCATATCACTCGGAGTTCCCGCCTTTGGGCACCGGAGGCGGAGCGCCAGGCCAAAGAAACCG CTTCAGCGGACCCAGACCCGGACCAAATATGGGCGGTAATAGGAGATTTTAA